The following are encoded together in the Bos mutus isolate GX-2022 chromosome 3, NWIPB_WYAK_1.1, whole genome shotgun sequence genome:
- the COA7 gene encoding cytochrome c oxidase assembly factor 7 has product MAGLVDFQDEEQVKSFLENMEVECNYQCYREKDPDGCYRLVDYLEGIQKNFDEAAKVLKFNCEENKHSDSCYKLGAYYVTGKGGLSQDLKAASNCFLMACEKPGKKSTEACHNVGLLAHDGQVNEDGQPNLERARDYYTRACDGNYAASCFNLSAMFLQGAPSFPKDMGLACKYAMKACDLGHVWACANASRMYKLGDGVDKDEAKAEELKNRARQLHKEQQKSVQPLTFG; this is encoded by the exons ATGGCGGGCTTGGTGGACTTTCAGGACGAGGAACAGGTGAAGTCCTTTCTGGAGAACATGGAAGTGGAGTGCAACTACCAGTGCTACCGCGAGAAGGACCCGGACG GTTGCTATCGGCTGGTGGACTATTTGGAAGGGATCCAGAAGAATTTTGATGAGGCTGCCAAGGTGTTGAAGTTCAACTGTGAAGAGAACAAACACAGTGATAGCTGCTACAAACTGGGGGCCTATTATGTGACTGGGAAAG gtGGACTATCCCAGGATCTGAAAGCTGCTTCCAACTGCTTTCTGATGGCATGTGAGAAGCCGGGAAAGAAGTCCACCGAAGCATGCCACAATGTTGGTCTCCTGGCACATGATGGACAGGTCAATGAGGATGGCCAGCCCAATCTGGAGAGGGCCAGAGACTACTACACAAGGGCCTGTGATGGCAACTATGCTGCTAGCTGTTTCAACCTCAGTGCCATGTTCCTGCAGGGTGCCCCCAGCTTTCCCAAGGACATGGGCCTGGCATGCAAATACGCAATGAAAGCCTGTGACTTGGGCCATGTCTGGGCCTGTGCTAATGCCAGCCGCATGTACAAGCTTGGGGATGGTGTCGATAAGGACGAAGCGAAGGCTGAGGAACTAAAAAATCGGGCCCGGCAGCTGCACAAAGAACAGCAGAAAAGTGTCCAGCCTTTAACGTTTGGCTAG